From the genome of Alosa alosa isolate M-15738 ecotype Scorff River chromosome 18, AALO_Geno_1.1, whole genome shotgun sequence, one region includes:
- the cacul1 gene encoding CDK2-associated and cullin domain-containing protein 1, which produces MTTTVKYSMEEMEEDRLDDHNHNYRDGPRDAHTFMRAQLSNEAQLFCSPMISTEPTGSCSGISSRRELRYMDSDSSSISSETSDTDSPSASASTPGKLTLNSATKFLMNSMTVEDYKNIYWPKLENAIEHLLTQSPSDHNSISYEQIYSHVYKCVCQQHSELLYNDLVWKISSHLDQVSAQLLGSLPDGFIEHFNLVLTQYTAALQCIVPVFIYMNKFYIERKLNQDLRDILMKLFSDHVAEKHVNTIIPLLQKAHSMPFQVKPSTMANVVKGLYALRPEWSNLAPALFSQFIPQIHPPTMESQLSDYAAQDQKLQMELSLNGFSRGDQSRKRASEES; this is translated from the exons ATGACGACGACAGTTAAATACAGCATGGAGGAAATGGAAGAAGACCGTTTAGATGACCACAATCACAACTATCGTGATGGCCCAAGAGATGCTCACACCTTCATGAGAGCACAACTGTCAAATGAAGCCCAACTTTTCTGCTCGCCCATGATTAGCACAGAACCAACAGGATCTTGCAGTGGGATATCGTCCAGACGAGAACTACGATACATGGATTCGGATTCTAGTAGCATCAGCAGCGAAACCAGCGACACAGACAGTCCCAGTGCCTCGGCGTCTACGCCTGGAAAACTAACCCTCAACTCGGCTACAAAGTTTT taatgaactcGATGACTGTAGAGGATTACAAGAATATCTACTGGCCCAAGCTGGAGAACGCAATTGAGCACTTGCTGACCCAGAGCCCCTCCGACCACAATTCCATATCCTATGAACAGATATACAG CCATGTCTATAAATGTGTTTGTCAGCAACACTCAGAACTACTCTACAATGATTTGGTATGGAAAATTTCCAGTCACTTAGACCAGGTTTCTGCTCAGCTCTTG gGCAGTCTACCTGATGGGTTCATAGAACACTTTAACCTTGTCCTCACTCAGTACACAGCGGCTCTGCAATGCATCGTTCCTGTGTTCATCTACATG AACAAGTTTTACATTGAAAGAAAGCTAAACCAGGACCTAAGGGATATCCTTATGAAGCTTTTCTCTGATCATGTTGCAGAAAAACATGTGAACACAATAATAC CTCTTCTCCAAAAAGCCCATTCCATGCCTTTTCAAGTCAAGCCATCAACAATGGCTAATGTTGTGAAAGGTCTCTATGCCCTTCGACCAG AATGGTCCAATCTCGCCCCAGCTCTTTTTTCCCAATTCATTCCTCAAATCCATCCTCCGACTATGGAATCACAGCTTTCCGATTATGCTGCCCAAGACCAGAAATTGCAGATGGAACTCTCTCTTAATGGGTTCTCCAG GGGGGACCAGTCACGCAAAAGAGCAAGCGAAGAATCGTAG